From a single Bacteroidia bacterium genomic region:
- a CDS encoding heavy metal-associated domain-containing protein: protein MKHYQTSIIAAVLLLWSFLPATAQIGEAKIGVNGLTCSLCVRSVEKSIRELGFVDSVKMNLSQTEGIIYFRQSEKISLNALAEKVVDAGFSVRSLEVEIDFSRVKLVGNHCFQIGDDLYIFAEGKKSPEKGFSRVKLIGENFLTKKEYKSRTTVHPNGCNPEELKVDNTYFIVL from the coding sequence ATGAAGCATTATCAAACGAGTATCATTGCTGCGGTTTTATTGCTTTGGAGCTTTCTGCCGGCAACGGCACAGATTGGCGAGGCAAAAATCGGCGTAAACGGGCTTACCTGCTCGTTGTGTGTCCGAAGCGTGGAAAAATCCATCCGGGAGCTTGGTTTTGTCGACTCAGTGAAGATGAACCTGAGCCAGACAGAAGGGATCATTTATTTCCGTCAATCAGAAAAAATTTCGCTGAATGCACTGGCGGAAAAAGTTGTGGATGCCGGTTTTTCGGTCAGATCCCTGGAAGTGGAAATAGATTTTTCACGGGTAAAACTGGTGGGCAATCATTGTTTTCAGATTGGAGATGATCTTTACATTTTTGCTGAGGGGAAAAAATCACCCGAAAAGGGTTTTTCCCGGGTAAAACTTATTGGCGAAAATTTTCTTACCAAAAAGGAATATAAAAGCCGTACGACCGTACATCCCAACGGCTGCAATCCAGAAGAGTTGAAGGTAGACAACACCTATTTTATCGTTTTATGA
- a CDS encoding DUF3368 domain-containing protein, translating into MEEPTQYLLIDEYRGRLIADSYGIKVVGVLGVLIQAKQQDILLSVKTSVEKLIEIGFRLDKKTG; encoded by the coding sequence TTGGAAGAACCAACGCAATATTTGCTGATTGATGAATACCGAGGCAGATTAATTGCAGATTCTTATGGAATCAAGGTTGTCGGAGTATTGGGCGTACTTATTCAGGCAAAACAACAGGACATATTGCTTTCGGTTAAAACAAGTGTTGAAAAATTAATTGAAATAGGGTTTAGGCTGGATAAAAAAACTGGTTGA
- a CDS encoding tripartite tricarboxylate transporter permease: protein MTQLFSWEGIAALLLGGLYGAVFGAIPGLTATLAVALFIPLAFFLDPMIALPAIIAISSVAIYAGDVGAAVAKIPGTPASAAYTEELYAISQRRGPMYGLGISAIGSSVGGIIGTLILVASATGIASVTKQFASFEYFWIAVLGLTAGVFASGDSPLKGAISLLIGLLLATVGVDPTMGYPRFDFGSPNLLSGLNYIVVMIGLFGFSEVLENLYRRSAVGEVEPASHDHSARNFFLSPLLLIWKEKWLVLRSSLIGVFVGFLPGAGADIGAWVSSSIQKLRGKGLPQEDQIVLSGTTSNNAAVASAWIPALALGLPGDTITAIILGVFMMKGITPGPLLFQEQPDLIWALYLTFLIANVILLPFYGYWLARMAAFVTRLPVSVLMSIITGICITGAYAINNNPVDIWIMMGAGIMAFTLRRAGFPLAQIVLGMVLGPIMETNFMMSAIKSQWNFWAFFDRPIALLFMALTILLVVAGFTARRKFLRS, encoded by the coding sequence ATGACACAGCTATTTTCCTGGGAAGGAATTGCCGCACTGTTGCTGGGCGGATTATATGGCGCTGTTTTTGGCGCAATTCCCGGACTCACAGCGACCCTCGCTGTGGCCTTGTTTATACCTTTGGCTTTTTTCCTCGATCCGATGATTGCCCTGCCTGCAATTATCGCAATCTCTTCTGTCGCGATTTATGCGGGTGATGTGGGGGCCGCTGTCGCAAAAATTCCGGGTACACCTGCCAGTGCCGCTTATACGGAAGAACTGTATGCAATCAGCCAGCGCCGTGGCCCCATGTACGGGCTTGGAATCAGCGCCATCGGATCTTCCGTCGGGGGAATAATCGGGACTTTGATTCTCGTCGCCAGTGCCACGGGTATCGCTTCCGTAACCAAACAATTTGCCTCGTTTGAATACTTCTGGATTGCTGTCCTGGGGTTGACCGCAGGCGTTTTTGCTTCGGGCGATTCTCCGCTGAAAGGTGCGATTTCTCTGCTTATCGGCTTGCTGCTTGCCACAGTCGGCGTGGACCCGACAATGGGTTACCCTCGGTTTGACTTTGGCTCACCCAACCTTCTCAGCGGGCTAAATTATATCGTCGTGATGATCGGGCTGTTTGGTTTTTCGGAAGTGCTCGAAAACCTTTACCGCCGCAGCGCGGTCGGGGAAGTAGAACCCGCTTCCCATGACCATTCGGCACGCAACTTTTTTCTCAGCCCGCTCCTGCTGATCTGGAAAGAAAAATGGCTTGTCCTTCGATCCTCCCTGATCGGCGTATTTGTAGGATTTTTGCCTGGTGCCGGTGCTGACATCGGCGCCTGGGTATCGAGCAGTATCCAGAAACTAAGGGGAAAAGGATTGCCACAGGAAGACCAGATCGTGCTTTCCGGCACAACCAGCAATAATGCCGCTGTGGCCAGTGCCTGGATCCCTGCGCTTGCGCTCGGACTTCCCGGTGATACAATCACGGCCATTATCCTCGGCGTATTTATGATGAAGGGAATCACCCCCGGGCCGCTGTTGTTTCAGGAGCAGCCAGACCTGATCTGGGCATTGTATCTGACATTTCTGATTGCCAATGTGATCCTGCTGCCTTTTTACGGATACTGGCTGGCGCGGATGGCGGCATTTGTCACAAGATTGCCGGTTTCGGTTTTGATGAGCATTATCACGGGGATCTGTATCACCGGCGCCTATGCGATCAACAACAATCCTGTGGATATCTGGATCATGATGGGTGCGGGAATTATGGCATTTACGCTGAGAAGGGCGGGATTTCCCCTGGCGCAGATCGTGCTGGGCATGGTGCTGGGGCCGATTATGGAAACCAATTTTATGATGTCGGCTATCAAATCGCAGTGGAACTTCTGGGCGTTTTTTGACCGGCCAATTGCGCTTTTATTTATGGCGCTGACGATTTTGCTGGTCGTGGCGGGGTTTACGGCTAGGAGGAAATTTTTGCGGTCGTGA
- a CDS encoding sugar phosphate isomerase/epimerase family protein, translated as MKLGFVSAILPDLSFEEVIDFAAENGFAYVEVMCWPEGKADRRYAGVTHIDVSSLDEARAEEINAYLDSKGVKISGLGYYPNPMDRDDEKSHFFLSHLAKVIRAANMLGLNQVNTFVGRDQEKNLEENLEKFRQVWPPIIQYAEDNGVNIGIENCPMYFTYNEWPAGQNIAYAPAIWRQMYEIIPSTNFGLNYDPSHLLWMQMNYLRPIYEFRERILHVHIKDAKVYPEKLDDVGILATPLSFHSPKLPGLGDINWGAYFSALNDIGYDGPVCIEVEDKAYEGSLENRKLALIQSRDYLRQWVVK; from the coding sequence ATGAAACTTGGATTTGTCAGTGCTATTCTCCCCGACCTGAGTTTTGAGGAAGTTATTGATTTTGCCGCTGAAAATGGTTTTGCCTATGTGGAGGTAATGTGCTGGCCTGAAGGAAAAGCTGACCGACGTTATGCCGGGGTTACACATATTGATGTGTCATCTCTGGATGAAGCCCGTGCAGAAGAAATTAACGCTTACCTAGATTCAAAAGGGGTGAAAATTTCGGGTCTGGGCTATTACCCCAACCCCATGGATCGCGATGATGAAAAAAGCCACTTTTTTCTCTCGCATCTGGCTAAAGTCATTCGTGCTGCCAATATGCTGGGCCTCAATCAGGTCAATACTTTTGTAGGCCGTGATCAGGAAAAAAATCTGGAGGAAAACCTGGAGAAATTCCGTCAGGTTTGGCCACCTATTATTCAATACGCCGAAGACAATGGGGTAAATATCGGCATCGAAAACTGCCCGATGTACTTTACCTACAATGAGTGGCCCGCCGGACAAAATATCGCCTACGCGCCGGCTATCTGGCGGCAGATGTATGAGATCATTCCTTCTACCAATTTCGGCCTCAATTATGATCCTTCTCACCTGCTCTGGATGCAGATGAATTACCTCCGCCCGATCTACGAATTCCGCGAAAGAATCCTCCACGTCCATATTAAAGATGCTAAAGTTTATCCCGAAAAACTGGACGACGTAGGAATCCTCGCTACCCCTCTCTCCTTTCATTCTCCCAAACTCCCGGGACTTGGAGATATCAACTGGGGTGCCTACTTCTCTGCTTTGAATGATATTGGCTATGATGGCCCCGTATGTATCGAGGTGGAAGACAAAGCGTATGAAGGTTCTCTCGAAAATCGCAAACTTGCCCTTATCCAAAGCCGCGACTACCTCCGGCAATGGGTAGTGAAGTAA
- a CDS encoding MFS transporter → MITNLKKFLNNPAFLSTGLIFAINSILFSFWVTRLPYVKDKLQLSEGELGLILFFLPLGAIASMSVISRFIRKWGAGKVTIVSSAFFCIAMIVPVTAEYVWVLAAGLFIGGMASGAMDIAMNAVAASMEKQYTTVIMSTCHGFFSLGGMVGAFIGSAMIGFKVDPFLQMAISAIGLIAVLWLYIKPQVWLSGQEEGDTGPAFTLPTKPLLGLALVGVCIMLGEGAIADWSAVFIEDLTYKGSYVAGLGYAGFSMSMTIGRFWGDSIIDRLGARLIVQMGSILAIGGGLLVITGIPAITISGFILMGLGYSCIVPVLFSASSQVKGVSPSQGIAAVATAGFSGFLIGPVLIGFIAESWSLRAGFIFLIVLAVVALFYSPRALSMK, encoded by the coding sequence ATGATCACCAACCTTAAAAAGTTTTTGAATAACCCGGCATTTCTGAGTACCGGGCTTATTTTTGCCATCAACAGTATTTTATTTAGTTTCTGGGTAACCAGACTTCCCTATGTAAAGGACAAACTCCAGCTGTCAGAGGGCGAATTAGGTCTGATTCTGTTTTTTCTTCCTTTAGGCGCCATCGCTTCCATGAGTGTAATTAGCAGATTCATTAGAAAATGGGGCGCAGGTAAAGTGACGATTGTCAGCTCTGCTTTTTTCTGTATAGCGATGATTGTCCCGGTTACAGCGGAGTATGTATGGGTACTTGCAGCAGGGCTTTTCATTGGAGGAATGGCTTCGGGTGCCATGGACATTGCCATGAACGCCGTAGCAGCTTCGATGGAAAAACAATATACAACTGTGATCATGTCTACCTGCCATGGTTTTTTCAGTTTGGGAGGAATGGTAGGCGCATTTATTGGTAGCGCCATGATTGGATTTAAGGTGGATCCTTTTCTTCAGATGGCAATTTCAGCGATTGGACTTATTGCGGTTTTATGGTTGTACATTAAACCACAGGTATGGTTAAGCGGACAGGAAGAGGGGGACACGGGTCCGGCATTTACGCTTCCCACGAAACCCTTACTTGGCCTTGCGCTGGTAGGAGTGTGTATTATGTTGGGAGAAGGCGCTATTGCAGACTGGAGTGCTGTTTTTATAGAAGATCTGACTTACAAAGGTTCTTATGTGGCGGGATTAGGGTATGCCGGTTTTTCCATGAGCATGACGATCGGACGGTTTTGGGGAGATAGCATCATCGATCGGCTGGGTGCCCGTCTCATTGTGCAGATGGGAAGTATCCTTGCCATTGGGGGCGGTTTATTGGTGATTACGGGCATACCGGCAATAACTATAAGTGGATTTATCCTGATGGGGTTAGGGTATTCCTGTATTGTCCCTGTGTTGTTCAGTGCCTCTTCGCAGGTAAAAGGCGTAAGTCCTTCACAGGGGATTGCCGCAGTGGCTACTGCCGGTTTTTCAGGATTTTTGATTGGCCCGGTCCTGATAGGTTTTATCGCAGAATCATGGAGTTTGCGGGCTGGTTTTATTTTTTTGATTGTACTTGCGGTAGTCGCGCTGTTTTATTCACCGAGAGCCCTTTCGATGAAGTAG
- a CDS encoding tripartite tricarboxylate transporter TctB family protein, protein MQLFTSNRISGLSLVVIAAAVWLYAGTFPVLDENHPGPSLFPRMIALSIAIAGVALVFTRSTPKEAEATVYEFSGDHFRLMGLLAGTALIPLLYEFAGLMPCIAGIVLLAGFLFKANWRAAILTAAGTTLAIYWIFGLLLGVPI, encoded by the coding sequence ATGCAACTTTTTACTTCCAACCGGATTTCAGGTCTTTCGCTGGTTGTAATTGCTGCCGCTGTCTGGCTGTATGCAGGTACTTTTCCTGTTTTAGATGAAAATCATCCCGGGCCTTCTCTTTTTCCGCGGATGATTGCGCTGTCCATTGCGATCGCTGGCGTTGCCCTCGTTTTTACCAGGTCAACCCCAAAAGAAGCGGAAGCCACGGTCTATGAATTCTCCGGCGACCACTTTCGCCTGATGGGACTATTGGCCGGAACAGCGCTCATACCGCTTTTGTACGAATTTGCCGGCCTTATGCCCTGTATTGCGGGAATCGTTTTGCTGGCAGGTTTTCTGTTTAAAGCCAACTGGCGGGCTGCAATACTCACCGCTGCGGGTACAACCCTGGCGATCTACTGGATTTTTGGTTTATTACTTGGGGTACCGATATGA
- a CDS encoding tripartite tricarboxylate transporter substrate binding protein, producing the protein MNTTTKLFFISSLLTLVVWGIPGCKPAGNSSESYPARPITLIVPWNPGGGTDLSSRAMAAVLQDVLGQPVNVVNRTGGGGVVGHLAISQAKPDGYTIGAITMEVTMLHWQGLTDLTYQDFTPLALIMNNAASVTVRKDAPWNTLDELLADIRANPGKFRASGTSKGAIWDLARIGFLKAAGLPETALPWVPSQGAAPALQELIAGGVDVVTAAVAEVEGMRKAGEVKVLAVMAPERLDNFPDVPTLKEQGVDWSLGGWISIGAPAGLPTEIVAKLDSALAVAAQQPAYLEAMNQAGFNIQSMSAAAFGAFIADQDRINGELIQSAGLARQ; encoded by the coding sequence ATGAATACTACTACGAAACTTTTCTTTATCTCAAGCTTATTGACGCTTGTTGTCTGGGGTATACCTGGCTGCAAACCGGCTGGCAATTCCTCCGAAAGCTACCCTGCCCGACCGATTACTCTTATCGTTCCCTGGAATCCCGGTGGTGGTACAGACCTCTCTTCCCGTGCCATGGCCGCTGTCTTGCAGGATGTCCTCGGCCAACCGGTAAATGTCGTCAACCGCACCGGTGGCGGTGGCGTTGTCGGACATCTGGCCATCTCTCAGGCGAAACCTGATGGCTACACAATCGGTGCAATCACCATGGAAGTGACCATGCTCCACTGGCAGGGATTGACAGATCTCACCTATCAGGATTTTACCCCACTGGCCCTGATCATGAACAACGCCGCCTCTGTAACCGTCCGCAAGGATGCGCCCTGGAATACACTTGACGAACTCCTTGCCGATATTCGCGCCAATCCGGGTAAGTTTCGCGCTTCTGGTACCTCCAAAGGCGCAATCTGGGACCTCGCCAGAATTGGCTTCCTCAAAGCTGCCGGACTTCCCGAAACCGCGCTCCCCTGGGTGCCCAGTCAGGGGGCTGCGCCTGCATTGCAGGAACTGATAGCCGGTGGGGTAGATGTCGTAACAGCGGCAGTTGCCGAAGTGGAGGGTATGCGTAAAGCCGGTGAAGTCAAAGTGCTGGCCGTCATGGCTCCCGAAAGACTTGACAATTTTCCGGATGTACCCACTCTTAAAGAACAGGGCGTGGACTGGTCGCTTGGGGGATGGATTTCTATTGGCGCCCCTGCTGGTCTTCCCACTGAAATAGTTGCAAAACTGGACTCTGCCCTCGCAGTAGCGGCTCAACAACCCGCTTATCTGGAAGCGATGAATCAGGCAGGATTTAATATCCAGTCTATGTCTGCCGCAGCCTTTGGTGCCTTTATCGCCGATCAGGACAGAATCAATGGCGAGCTCATTCAATCTGCCGGACTGGCAAGACAATAA
- a CDS encoding methyltransferase domain-containing protein codes for MDHHNFAYIKKNYAKVIPKIFEAAGELYADYWNDLFHFAIFENDEQSFEEAFAHTHQKYLLDAGIAQAENVLELACGRGGFTQIIADHTKGSVLGIDISPAQLRQARKRQRENLSFKEFDIMRINELGDTFDTVVFLDAACYLPDKALAIKKIKSVMKPGAKLLMVDWCKQPGLNFVQEELILHPFMKYWAIPNLETADSYESYFRQQGFNILEITDMNDKTRKNWDFSYENGLKGLKELSVKDLPGMVWNSIKAGPDGIRIMKEQFPAMLYIKAGFDIGFLRYVYFLVENT; via the coding sequence ATGGACCACCACAACTTCGCTTACATAAAGAAAAACTACGCAAAAGTTATCCCCAAAATTTTTGAAGCTGCGGGTGAGCTTTACGCTGATTACTGGAATGACCTTTTTCATTTCGCGATTTTTGAAAACGATGAACAGTCTTTTGAGGAGGCATTTGCGCACACACACCAAAAATATTTGCTCGATGCGGGCATCGCTCAGGCTGAGAATGTCCTCGAACTCGCATGTGGCAGGGGAGGGTTTACCCAAATAATCGCTGACCATACCAAGGGGAGTGTGCTGGGAATTGATATCTCTCCGGCACAACTTCGACAGGCACGTAAACGACAGAGAGAAAATCTCTCCTTTAAAGAGTTTGATATCATGCGTATCAACGAGTTGGGGGATACCTTTGACACAGTGGTTTTTCTTGATGCTGCTTGCTATCTCCCTGATAAAGCGCTGGCAATCAAAAAAATAAAATCTGTCATGAAACCGGGTGCCAAACTCCTGATGGTTGACTGGTGCAAACAACCCGGACTTAACTTTGTCCAGGAGGAACTGATTCTTCATCCCTTTATGAAATACTGGGCTATCCCTAATCTTGAAACGGCTGACAGTTATGAATCTTACTTCCGCCAACAGGGATTTAATATACTGGAGATTACCGACATGAACGATAAAACCCGTAAAAACTGGGACTTCAGTTATGAAAATGGGTTGAAAGGCCTGAAAGAATTATCGGTCAAGGATCTGCCCGGTATGGTTTGGAACAGTATCAAAGCCGGACCCGATGGCATACGGATCATGAAAGAGCAATTCCCCGCGATGTTGTACATTAAAGCTGGATTTGATATTGGTTTTCTTCGCTATGTGTATTTTTTGGTGGAAAACACTTGA
- a CDS encoding UPF0175 family protein has product MRPLCPWWFLPPFGKITFSQLLYNSVKVNISAEELLIDLACFMYEKKRMSMGQARNLSGLDQISFQKELAKRDIYIHYSEEDLRKDLKNLGISL; this is encoded by the coding sequence GTGAGGCCTTTGTGTCCCTGGTGGTTTCTGCCTCCCTTCGGAAAGATTACTTTCTCCCAATTACTTTATAATTCCGTAAAAGTTAATATTTCAGCAGAAGAGTTATTAATTGACCTTGCCTGCTTCATGTATGAAAAAAAACGCATGAGTATGGGGCAGGCACGAAATCTGTCTGGTCTGGATCAGATCAGTTTTCAAAAAGAATTAGCCAAAAGGGATATTTATATCCACTACTCTGAGGAAGATTTAAGGAAAGACCTGAAGAATTTGGGGATTAGTTTATGA